Proteins from one Terriglobia bacterium genomic window:
- a CDS encoding DUF302 domain-containing protein translates to MNSADGIITKAANCTVEEAVNKIKSLLVIRGITLFAVIDHSGEAETIGMKMPDTKLVIFGNPKGGTPLMLASPSIAIDLPLKLLVAEDANGKCSISYNSPQYLQQRHRISHDLIQNVAIIEALATEVAA, encoded by the coding sequence ATGAATTCAGCCGATGGCATCATCACCAAAGCCGCCAATTGCACTGTGGAAGAAGCTGTCAACAAGATTAAATCGCTTCTCGTCATCCGTGGCATCACGCTTTTTGCGGTCATCGATCATAGCGGTGAAGCCGAAACCATTGGCATGAAGATGCCAGACACGAAACTCGTAATCTTCGGCAATCCCAAGGGTGGTACACCGCTCATGCTGGCCTCACCTTCAATCGCTATCGATCTTCCACTGAAACTTCTCGTCGCGGAAGACGCAAACGGCAAATGCTCAATCTCATACAACAGCCCGCAATATCTCCAGCAGCGCCATCGAATCTCCCACGACTTGATACAGAACGTCGCGATCATTGAAGCGCTTGCTACCGAGGTCGCTGCGTAA
- a CDS encoding alpha/beta hydrolase: MQSESILEQKPPEPDLRFPYGQDPNQFVDVRIPAGKGPHPIVFFIHGGYWRAKYDLTYAGHLCHALKQAGIATWNIEYRRVGNPGGGWPGTFEDVRSAYRALREHKNDSIARLDLKKLCVAGHSAGGHLALCLAAFEHSVTHVLSLAGVLDLRRAWELHLSNDAAAAFLGGSPTDVPDHYREASPAERSIPQATQKLIHGTADDSVPYEISQSYAAKKKKAGERVELITLHNIGHFEIVDPGSSVWKRVESTFISLTRR; this comes from the coding sequence GTGCAGAGCGAATCCATCCTGGAACAAAAACCGCCCGAGCCCGATCTGCGCTTTCCTTACGGCCAGGACCCAAATCAATTCGTCGACGTTCGCATTCCTGCCGGAAAAGGCCCTCATCCCATTGTCTTCTTCATTCACGGCGGATACTGGCGCGCCAAATACGATCTCACTTATGCCGGACATCTTTGCCACGCGCTCAAGCAGGCCGGCATCGCAACCTGGAACATTGAATACCGTCGCGTGGGCAATCCTGGCGGCGGATGGCCCGGAACATTTGAGGACGTCCGCAGCGCCTACCGTGCATTGCGTGAACACAAAAATGATTCCATTGCCCGGCTCGATCTCAAAAAACTCTGCGTTGCCGGACACTCCGCCGGAGGCCATCTCGCTCTCTGTCTTGCCGCGTTTGAGCATTCCGTCACGCATGTGCTTTCACTCGCTGGCGTGCTCGATCTCCGCCGCGCCTGGGAACTGCACCTGAGCAATGACGCTGCCGCGGCCTTCTTGGGCGGCTCACCCACTGACGTACCCGACCATTACCGTGAAGCTTCTCCTGCCGAGCGTTCGATTCCACAAGCCACGCAAAAACTGATTCACGGCACCGCAGACGACTCTGTTCCTTACGAAATCAGCCAGTCTTATGCCGCCAAAAAGAAAAAAGCCGGTGAACGCGTTGAGCTCATCACGCTTCACAACATTGGACACTTTGAAATCGTCGATCCCGGTTCCAGCGTCTGGAAACGGGTGGAAAGCACATTCATCTCGCTTACTCGACGGTAA